The Gammaproteobacteria bacterium genome includes the window GGATCGAAACGGTTGAGTAATGGCACCGTGGACATGAAACTCGCCAGCAGCGCCCCGCCGCGTAAAACCCAGCTCACGATACCCACGGTGAGACCCGCAGTTGAACCCACAAAGACCTTTACATCGACATCATCAGCGTTCTGCTGTGCCACCTCCAGGTCCATACCGAGATGCATGCTGTCGATTCGTTCGAGCAGTTCGAGCTCGTATTGCTCGTTGAGCGCTTCATCATCGCTCACCTGCAAGGTCAGCGTATCGATGCTCAGATTCTGCGCCTTCAGTGCCTGCACCTGTGGTTGTTCCGGGAGCTTTGCAGGCTGCTTATCGATTACCGGATAATCGACCGGTTCGCTATCTGAGTCGTTCGCTTGCGCAAAGCCTGAATCCTGTTCCGGGTCCGGCGACCTGATACCCTGCGGAACTTGAACAATTTCTTCCAGTATCTGATCATCACCGGTTCCAACCTGCTCTTCTTCAACTTCGTCTGGCGGCTCGTCGGCGGGAGGCTCTTCTTCAGGTGGCGGCTCCTGCGGGGGAGGCGGCGCAGGTGGCGCTTCCGCTGACCCATTAATAATAATCTCCACGTCATGCGTACTGCCATCGGCCGTGGTTACGGTCAGAATTTCGGTCATTGATTCTCCGGCCTGTAACGCCTGAATTTCTGCGTTACTGTTATCAGCGCTATAGCTCCAGTTACCCGACGCGTCGATCGTCAAATTACCGAAGTTGCCCTGGATGGTCTGGGCAACAAAATTAGACTCCCCAATATCGGGATCTTCGATCGTCAAGGCACCTGCGACCGACAGTTTACCGGTAGAGTCGACTCGATCCTCGGTTACCACGCCGGTATCGGTGCCGCCAATGATCGGAGCAGAGTTGACATCG containing:
- a CDS encoding VCBS domain-containing protein yields the protein FTATATDADLPVDTLTFSLDGASLAAGMTIDANTGAFSWTPTEGQGGSTPSVTITVTDSGTGNLIDSETFTITVNDVNSAPIIGGTDTGVVTEDRVDSTGKLSVAGALTIEDPDIGESNFVAQTIQGNFGNLTIDASGNWSYSADNSNAEIQALQAGESMTEILTVTTADGSTHDVEIIINGSAEAPPAPPPPQEPPPEEEPPADEPPDEVEEEQVGTGDDQILEEIVQVPQGIRSPDPEQDSGFAQANDSDSEPVDYPVIDKQPAKLPEQPQVQALKAQNLSIDTLTLQVSDDEALNEQYELELLERIDSMHLGMDLEVAQQNADDVDVKVFVGSTAGLTVGIVSWVLRGGALLASFMSTVPLLNRFDPLPILKAREDKEDVEPDDDDDEKTQIREHARKVDNMFSENGD